DNA from Cutibacterium acnes:
GTGGAAAGGACCACGGCGAGCCAGGACGCACGGTGGGGCGACTGGTGAGAGGACGCTCATTACAGGTTTTCATCACGCCTCCTGGTGGACGACGGTTGACGCTTGATGGGGGGATAGCCACCGTCTTGCGGCTTCGGCAATGTGGTCCGCGGTGATAGCCCGGATGCGGTCGAGGTGAGTATTGACGAGGGCAGCGTCTCCTAGTAGCGACTCGTGCATATTGAGTAGGTCAGCCCGTTCATCAACGACGGCCAACGACTCCAACCAACTTCGTTCCACCTGGGCGCGCGCTCGCTCTAGCTCGGCCTGGCTCGGTCCGTTGGTGGCGAGTTCGGTGATGATCTCATCGACAGCCCCGGTCAGTTCTTTCTCGGAGACCCCGGGCTTGAGGTGTGCCGACACTAGAGCTGCCGACGCTCCTCGTGCCAGCCCAAAGTCGTTCATACCCACTCCATCGACGAGGTGACGTTCCCTTTCCAGGGTGCGAATGAGCCGTGAGCTCATCCCCGATCCGAGTATGTCGGTGGCCATGGCGACGGTGAGTATTGTCGGGGTTGGTGATGGGTGGAGTAGCCCATGCCCGGGTCACCGCAGTTCGCGGGAGGGGGCGCGTAACGACGACCCGAGGGTTGTCGTGGCGAACTCGTCCCTGAATGCGCTCGGGGAGGTCCCCGGTGGCAGCGGGAACCGCCCCGAGGTATTTATCGGCCAAGGTCAACCCTTCGTCGGCTTCAACACACCCGGAAATGACAAGAACGGCATTGTCGGGCCGGTACCAGGTGGAATGAAAGGCGGTGACGTCGTCGAGACAGGCGGCGTCGAGGTCGGGGACCGAACCGATGGTTGGATGACCGTAGGGATGCTCGCCGCCGAACCTTCCGTCAAGGAGCAGATCGAATAGGTCCCCATAGGGGGTGTTGTCGTAACGCTGCCGCTTCTCCTCCTTGACGACCTCGCGTTGGGTTGCCAGGTTTGCCTCGGTGACGGCCAAGTGCGCCAGCCGCTCAGCTTCTAGCCACAGTGCGAGTTCCAGCGCCCCGGCCGGTACTGTCTCGAAATAGTTGGTGCGATCGAAGCTGGTCGACGCATTCGCTGACCCACCCACCGACTCGATCGTTGCCAGATGTTCGCTTGATGCGATGCCGCTCGTCGTGCCCGAGAACATCAGGTGTTCGAAGAGGTGGGCGAACCCAAAATGGCCGGGTTCCTCGTCTGCCGACCCCACTCGATACCACATATTGACGGCAACTCCGGGAGAGGTGGTGTCGGGATTAACGACCACGCGCATCCCGTTGTCGAGTGTCGCGCGGTGTAACTGGAGGGCTTCGGACATAGGTCCGAGCATAGGGGTAGTGGCTCGGGCCCCTCCACGAGACCGGTGTGGTGAATGTGTTGGGGACGGGGTTTGATGTCAGTAGGGGTGGTAACTCTCACCTCTCCCACCCTGATTGCCACACGGGGCTCGAAGCACGTGCGGCGGATTCTTCGAGAACGCACCGTCGAACACTGGTGCTGCGAAGTCGTCTGAGCAGCGCCGTACTCTAGAGGGCATGCAGACGCAGCGAAACGTGGTTTCCCACGCTCTGCAACGCCGACACACCCTGGAGGCGTTGCGCAGCCCCCAGGTCGATCTCAGCGCCCCAACGGCGTGCGACGCCGACCCCATGCTGGTACGCGCCGCCATGCACCATGGCGAGCCCCTCAACCACGACTGTCCGGTCTGTGAGTCCCCGCGCTTAGCCCTGCTGCGCCATGCTTTCGGCCACCAGCTGGGCCAATATTCGGGTCGCATCCGTACCCTGGACGAACTAGAGGAGATGGAGCACCAGTTCGGCGAGTTTCACGTCTACGAGGTCGAGGTTTGCCCCGACTGTCTGTGGAATCACATCCTCGTCGACTACGTCCTAGGTGACGGTCGACGCCGCCGCCCACCTCGCCATCAGCCGACCGTGGAGGACATCTATGGCTGACCACAAACCCGCCAGAGCATCGAAGCGCCACGCCCCCGCGACTGGGGGCGGTGCCGGAAGGGCTCGTCGGGCCGCCGGGAGGCCCAGCCGTCATCCTAGGCTGGGCAAGTTTCTCCGGGGTTTGGTGATCGCAATCTTGTCTTTGGTGCTTATCGCCGTCGTTGGGGTCTTTGTCGCCTATGAGCGCACCGAGCTTCCCGACCCTAACCGCGACTTCCAGACGAACACCTCGTTTATCTACTACCGGGACGGCAGTCGCCTCGGGTCTTTCTCGGTACAGAACCGTCAATCGATCCCTTATGAGACGATGCCGAAGACTCTGCGTGACGCCGTCGTCTCGGCGGAGAATCGCACTTTCTGGTCCGATCCGGGTATCTCGGTCAAGGGCATGACGCGCGCCGCCTGGGCGATCGCTCGCGGTGGTGAGATGCAAGGCGGCTCGACGATCACCCAGCAGTACATCAAGGTGTTGTACCTGTCCCAGGAACGCACCATGGGTCGCAAATTCAAGGAGCTCCTCCTGGCCGTGAAGACGGGCAAGGAGGTCTCTAAAAAGGGCATTCTCGCTGGATATCTCAATACCATCTACTTTGGCCGGGGAGCTTATGGTGTTCAGGCTGCCGCTCGGGCTTTCTTCTACACCGATGCTTCGAAGCTCACCCTGTCTCAGTCGGCGGTGTTGGCTGCGGTGCTTAACAGCCCGTCAAATTTCGATCCCAGCGGTGGCGTAGGCGCTCGCGAGAGGTTACTCCAGCGATACCGGTACGTCCTCGACGGAATGCTGGAGGCCGGCAATATCACCCAGGCTCAGCACGACGAGGCTTATCGGCAGCTGCCGAAATTCCCGAAGGTCCCCGACTACAACCGATGGGCGGGAACCGACGGCTACCTCATGAAGTTGGTTTACGACGAGCTCATCGCCAGAGGGTTCTCCGATCAACAAATTAAGGGCGGTGGCCTCAAGGTGACGACCACCCTGGATCGTAAGGACCAGCAGGCTGCCGTGGCTGCAGGCCAGAAATATAAGAAAGTTGCTGGCCGCAACGCTGGTCCTGAGGGAGCCAAGAATCTACATCCTGCGCTTGCCTCAGTCGACGTCAGCTCCGGCGGTGTCCTGGCCCTTTACGGTGGCGATGACTATATTTCCAATACCCGCGATTGGGCGCTTACTGCGCGCCCGGCGGCATCCACCTTCAAGACCTACGCGGCCATAGCAGGGATGCGCCATGGATTCAGCTTGCGTTCCCGGTTGGAAGGTAACGCTTTCACACCTGACGGGGATAGCACCGAGGTTCACAACGAGAACGACCGGAACTACGGCACCGTCAGTTTGCGTCAGGCTATTGCGAAGTCGATCAACACCGCCTTCGTCGACATGGTCTCACGGATTAAGAATGGTCCGAGGGCTGTTGTTCAGGCCGCTACTGACGCCGGTTTGTCTCAGGGAACTGGGTGGGATCTGAATAACCGGATCGCTTTGGGAACTGCTGAGGTGAGTCCACTGGCTCAGGCGGGGGGCTATGCGACGATTGCCAATGACGGCAAAAGGGTTACCCCACACATTGTGGACAAGGTTGTTGACCAGTCAGGCAAGGTCCTCTGCCAGGCACCCACGCCGTCGAAGCAGACCATTGAGGCTGATATCAGCCATGACGTCAGCTACGCCCTGCAGTCAGTGGTTGAGGAAGGCACTGGACGGATTGTGGCCGGCTTTGACCATCACGTGGCCGGGAAAACGGGTACTTCGGGAGTTGGTCACGGGGTGACGTCGGCGTGGTTTGTCGCCTACACCAAGCAGATCTCGACGGCTGTCATGTTTGTGGCGGGGGATAGCGGCAACGAAAACCTTAACCGCTACGCCCGTGAAGGGGCTACCGGTTTCCACGGTGGTGATTACCCGGCTCGCACCTGGCTCGACTATATGCAGACGGCGATGAGGGGGATGCCCAACAAGTCCTTCGCTGCTCCAGACTGGGTGAATCTGTCAGGTAAGCATTATGGCTCCACCAACCGTCCGCAGGTGTCGGTCGAGGATGATTCCGATCGCGACCGGTCGAACCAGAATGATCCAGAGTCGCTGGGTAGGCCGTCTCCGACGCCGACTCGCACGTCGGCCTCCAGCCCAGAGCCGTCATCGGCGCCTTCTCGGGAGCAATCCTCTGAGCCCTCAGCGACGAGAACGGCGTCGGCCCATACACACACCTCTAAACCCACACAGACGTCACAGCCTGCGCACACCTCTAGACCGACTCATACCTCCACCCACACCTCTCGTCCGACCTCGGGCGAGACGACGCACGGTGGGAACCAGCTGAGTGGTCGGGCACAGAATGGGTAGCCTGACCACGTGACCATCCCTGATCCGAAAGAAGACGCCATGGCAGCTAGGAGGTGTGCTGTCGCACACCCAAATGATGGATCCCCGGGTTACACGGCTCGCCGTGGCCTTGATGTTCCGCGCGGATCCCGTGTGTCTCAACTGGGACTGGACCGTCGCATCGGCGGGCGTATGGGCCGCCATGCCTGGCCGCGCGGCGTCTTCTTTGATCCGGGCCCCTGGGCCATCATGAGTGCCATCGTTGTCTGGTTATTGACGATCTATCGCGTTACCCCGTGTGTGCAGCACGATGTAGCTAAGGCCGTCGATCCATATCAGCGGCAGTGCTACTCGGATATCCCGACGCTGTATCGGTCGTCAGGGATGGGTCATGGCGGGTCGTTGTTCGCGAACCCTGATATTGCCCAGACCCCTCTGGTAACCGTTCTCATGGCATTTTGCCGTCGAGTGGTGTGGGCTTTTGGTGCAGAGGTCTCCCCGAAGGCCACGGATCAGCAAGTCCTGGACGCCGCCAATGCCTACTGGGGAGTGGCCCAGATAGTGCTCTTTGTGGCTTTTCTGGCCGTCGCGATCTCCGTCATGCTGCTGGGGCGCGGATCGGACACTAATCTTCCGGTCGATGATAAGGGCCGCCCGACCCAGGCGCGGAGGCGATCTTGGGATGTTTTCTGGGTGGTGCTGTGCCCGGCGGTGTACCTCGCCGGTCTCATCGACTTTTCCATGGTTCCGGTTGCCTTAGCGACGACGTCCATACTGGCCTGGGCTCGTCGTCGCCCGTGGTTGGCCGGGATCCTGATGGGCCTGGCCTGCGCGGGGAGCCTCCAGGCGGCCGTGGTGGCTTTTGCCGTCTTGGTGTGCTGCTTGCGTGCGACGCGGTTGCCGGAGTTGGGACGGTACCTCCTGGCGGGATCCCTGGTGCTGGTGGTGTGCCACGTCATCGCGGCTTGTTTGGGCTTGCATACCTGGTGGGCCTATCTGCGTTCGACTTTCTGGTCGGGTACTGGCCTGGGAACGATTTGGTACGTCATTCAGGACTCTTCTGGTGGCACAATTCCGGGAATTGGTTGGATTACGGGCACCTTGACGGTGGGCGGTCTGCTTGGCCTGGCGTGGCTGTCGATGACGGTGCCGAGGCGTCCGCGCATCGCCCAGGTGGCCTGCGTGGCCCTGTTGATTTTGTTCATCACTAATAAGGTGTATTCGCCGCAGTGGATGCTCTTTCTGGTCCCGCTTGCTGCTTTGGCCCGTCCTGACCTGCGGGATTGGGCTGTGCTCATGGTGGGTGAGTGCTTCTACTCCTTGGCTGTGTGGGCTCATTTGGGTGGGCTTTCTCTGCCTGGTGGTTCTGACGCTGACGTCGTGTACTGGGCGT
Protein-coding regions in this window:
- a CDS encoding M16 family metallopeptidase, whose protein sequence is MATDILGSGMSSRLIRTLERERHLVDGVGMNDFGLARGASAALVSAHLKPGVSEKELTGAVDEIITELATNGPSQAELERARAQVERSWLESLAVVDERADLLNMHESLLGDAALVNTHLDRIRAITADHIAEAARRWLSPHQASTVVHQEA
- a CDS encoding DUF5318 family protein; translation: MQTQRNVVSHALQRRHTLEALRSPQVDLSAPTACDADPMLVRAAMHHGEPLNHDCPVCESPRLALLRHAFGHQLGQYSGRIRTLDELEEMEHQFGEFHVYEVEVCPDCLWNHILVDYVLGDGRRRRPPRHQPTVEDIYG
- a CDS encoding transglycosylase domain-containing protein, which encodes MADHKPARASKRHAPATGGGAGRARRAAGRPSRHPRLGKFLRGLVIAILSLVLIAVVGVFVAYERTELPDPNRDFQTNTSFIYYRDGSRLGSFSVQNRQSIPYETMPKTLRDAVVSAENRTFWSDPGISVKGMTRAAWAIARGGEMQGGSTITQQYIKVLYLSQERTMGRKFKELLLAVKTGKEVSKKGILAGYLNTIYFGRGAYGVQAAARAFFYTDASKLTLSQSAVLAAVLNSPSNFDPSGGVGARERLLQRYRYVLDGMLEAGNITQAQHDEAYRQLPKFPKVPDYNRWAGTDGYLMKLVYDELIARGFSDQQIKGGGLKVTTTLDRKDQQAAVAAGQKYKKVAGRNAGPEGAKNLHPALASVDVSSGGVLALYGGDDYISNTRDWALTARPAASTFKTYAAIAGMRHGFSLRSRLEGNAFTPDGDSTEVHNENDRNYGTVSLRQAIAKSINTAFVDMVSRIKNGPRAVVQAATDAGLSQGTGWDLNNRIALGTAEVSPLAQAGGYATIANDGKRVTPHIVDKVVDQSGKVLCQAPTPSKQTIEADISHDVSYALQSVVEEGTGRIVAGFDHHVAGKTGTSGVGHGVTSAWFVAYTKQISTAVMFVAGDSGNENLNRYAREGATGFHGGDYPARTWLDYMQTAMRGMPNKSFAAPDWVNLSGKHYGSTNRPQVSVEDDSDRDRSNQNDPESLGRPSPTPTRTSASSPEPSSAPSREQSSEPSATRTASAHTHTSKPTQTSQPAHTSRPTHTSTHTSRPTSGETTHGGNQLSGRAQNG
- a CDS encoding DUF2029 domain-containing protein — translated: MGRHAWPRGVFFDPGPWAIMSAIVVWLLTIYRVTPCVQHDVAKAVDPYQRQCYSDIPTLYRSSGMGHGGSLFANPDIAQTPLVTVLMAFCRRVVWAFGAEVSPKATDQQVLDAANAYWGVAQIVLFVAFLAVAISVMLLGRGSDTNLPVDDKGRPTQARRRSWDVFWVVLCPAVYLAGLIDFSMVPVALATTSILAWARRRPWLAGILMGLACAGSLQAAVVAFAVLVCCLRATRLPELGRYLLAGSLVLVVCHVIAACLGLHTWWAYLRSTFWSGTGLGTIWYVIQDSSGGTIPGIGWITGTLTVGGLLGLAWLSMTVPRRPRIAQVACVALLILFITNKVYSPQWMLFLVPLAALARPDLRDWAVLMVGECFYSLAVWAHLGGLSLPGGSDADVVYWASVVLRLACEMWFAWGVLDDIRRPWNDVVRVGYADDPTGGVLDHAPDPAPEPVEDSSAEVAR